The genome window CAAACTCCTCGTCTGTCACCTCAAGGCCTGTTTTATAGTCTGACTCATCAAGGACACAGTTTATCGAAAGCCCTGTTTGAGTTTTTGTTGCCCCGATTAAATTAACAATAACAGCAGCGCTGACAAGCGGTATCCCTTCCCAATTCTTGCTGA of Synergistaceae bacterium contains these proteins:
- a CDS encoding ISAzo13 family transposase; the protein is SKNWEGIPLVSAAVIVNLIGATKTQTGLSINCVLDESDYKTGLEVTDEEFETVLALFSDFHGEWNYTICHHI